In the genome of Moorena sp. SIOASIH, the window TAATTCGCCAAGGTCAAGGGCACCTAATGCGATTTTTAGGCAAAAATATGCTTTTTTTTAGGTTATTGAACCATAGTAACAGGTTTTGGCTTCGCATGCTCTCTCTTGCTTTTGTCAAGGAGGTTTTGCTTATCCAGGCTGTAAAGAGTTGATTAACAGAATGTGAATACTTAGTGCTCAGCATGGGTAGATCTGATCCAAAAAAATGTTAAAAAATGTTAAAAAAAGTCAATCTTTCATGAACTGATCGAAAGTTTAGCTTTTTTGTATCCTAATTAACAGTTTACTTGCCATCCTAGGTCTACTATCACACCCTAGCTTCGCAATTTTTTCAATGAGGCTACACCTAAATTTGGTAGAGGATGGTACGAAAGTATGGTAAGTGGATTAGGACGACGTAAATTTCTGCTTTATAGCTCGGCGGCATTGGGAACCAGTCTTCTGTTGAAGGCTTGCGCTGAACCCCAGGGTTCTTCAGATGCTAGTGCTGGTGGGGAAGACACGATCAAAGTGGGTATTCTCCACTCCCTGACCGGCACCATGGCAATTAGTGAGACCACTGTGGTGGAAGCTGAAAAGCTTGCCATCAAGGAGATTAATGAAGCCGGGGGGGTATTAGGCAAGAAAATTGTGCCTATTGTTGAGGATGGTGCGTCTGACTGGCCAACCTTTGCTGAGAAAGCTGCCAAACTGATTGATAAGGATCAAGTCGTTACTATTTTTGGTTGCTGGACATCCGCTAGCCGTAAGGCTGTGCTACCAGTGTTTGAATCCAAAGACCATATGCTGTGGTATCCTGTGCAGTACGAAGGGCAGGAATGTTCCAAGAATATTTTCTACACAGGTGCTGCACCAAATCAGCAGATTGAGCCAGCAGTAGAGTGGTTGCTGAAAAACAAGGGCAAAAAGTTTTTCTTAGTGGGTTCGGATTATGTTTTCCCTCGCACCGCTAACACAATTATTAAGGAGCAACTCAAAGCTCTGGGTGGAGAGACCGTGGGCGAGGATTACCTTCCCCTTGGTAATACAGAAGTTACCCCGATCATTTCTAAGATTAAAGCCGCCCTACCAAATGGTGGCGTCATCTTCAACAGTCTCAACGGGGATAGTAACGTCGCCTTCTTTAAACAACTAAAGGGTGCTGGACTCACTCCAGATAAATATCCCACTATGTCGGTGAGTATTGCAGAAGAGGAAGTCCGGCAAATTGGTCCAGAATTTCTCATTGGTCACTACGCCGCCTGGAACTACTT includes:
- the urtA gene encoding urea ABC transporter substrate-binding protein, which translates into the protein MVSGLGRRKFLLYSSAALGTSLLLKACAEPQGSSDASAGGEDTIKVGILHSLTGTMAISETTVVEAEKLAIKEINEAGGVLGKKIVPIVEDGASDWPTFAEKAAKLIDKDQVVTIFGCWTSASRKAVLPVFESKDHMLWYPVQYEGQECSKNIFYTGAAPNQQIEPAVEWLLKNKGKKFFLVGSDYVFPRTANTIIKEQLKALGGETVGEDYLPLGNTEVTPIISKIKAALPNGGVIFNSLNGDSNVAFFKQLKGAGLTPDKYPTMSVSIAEEEVRQIGPEFLIGHYAAWNYFQSVDSLDNKQFVEAFKAEYGEDRVTNDPMEAAYIMVYLWKQAVEKAGTTDLEPVRKAAIGEKFDAPEGAVEMYPNHHISKTVRIGEIQADGQFKIVSSTPKPVPPIPWNQYVAETKGYGCDWSDPNKGGKYKKEKV